In Microvirga sp. 17 mud 1-3, the genomic window GAGAGGAGCGGGCCGTAACCGGTCAATTCACGGCCGGGTGGAGGGGAGCGGCGGGATAGCCACATTCTTTGAGGGCTGCCAGCAGGGTCGCTTCAGAAGCACTAGTCTCGACACGCACAATGCGTCGCTCGAGATCACCCTCGACGCGGGCCTGCGGGTCGACCGCCGCAATGGCGCGAGTAACCGTGCCGAGGCAGCCGCCGCAGCTCATCTTGGGGATGTGGAGGGAATACATGATGAACTCCTTGTCCGTCAGGTTCCCCAGGTTCTGGACCTTGCCACCGTAGGAAGGTCAAGGGCTTTAGGTCAGCTCTCGGACAAAACAGCACATCCGTCGGTTGCTCAGGTCAGTGCCGGTGTCTGTGGGATCGCATCCTGAAATCGAACAGGAAAGCGTGCCTCGTCGGACGCGCCTTTCTAGACGCGCCAAGGCGCAGGCGCGTCGTATTGCATCCGCGCTCCAAATGAGCCTAGCGATACGCCGTCACGACATGAGTGCTCATCTATTCTAGCTTGCTTTCCGGCGCTGCTATAGTCTTTGCGTCCGGTCCGATTCGTAGGCCGTTTTCATCAACCTCAGCCGAAGGAGGCGTCACATGGTCCTGAACTTTGCTCCATGCGCTCACGACGCAGTCCTTCACCTCCTTCATGCTGCAGGTTTCGATGAAGCAGATAACGTTGTCCCTGGTCTGGCTGACCATCCGCATTGACATCATCCCGACCGCGCTCGCGCGCAGGCCGGTTTTTCCGACAAACCGTTCCGATCCTACGCCCGAAATGCTCGAGAGCCTTCGGGCGCGGCTCAGTTCGCATCTCCTCAGGGATATCGGGTTGAAGCGCGACAGGCAGGAATGAGCGGCATTGAAGACCGCCTCAGGGAATCTCGTACACGGAGAACTCGTCGCTCATGCCGCGCAGAGCGGTTCGCTGCAGAGTAGGGTGGAGGCCTCGTCCCTCGATGATCCGCGAGGTCTGAGGGTCCTCCACCACCGCACCCGTAGCGAAGATGGAGCGTGAGGCGGCAAGGTTCTGTACCCGCGAGGCGATGTTCACGGTCTGGCCGAAATAATCCTGCCGATCGTTCAGCATCACGGCGAGACAGGGACCCTCATGGATCCCGATCTTGAGGAGCAGATCCTCCCGCCCACGCCGTTCGTTGAGGGCGCGCATGGCCTCGCGCATCCGCAAGGCGGCCGAGAGGGCGTGGTCCGGCGTCGGGAACGTGGCCATGACCGCATCGCCGATGGTCTTCACGACCGCTCCGGCCTCGGCCGCGACGATCTCGTTGAGGACACCGAAATGCTCCCGCACGAGATCGTAGGCGGCGAGGTCGCCCACGCGTTCGTAAAGCTGCGTCGAGCCCTTCAGGTCGGTGAACAGGAATGTCAGGCTCGTGATCTTCAGGCGCTGGTCGATGTCGAGCGTGTCCGTGCGGTAAAGATCCCGGAAGGTCTGGTTCGACAGAAGGCGCTTGGCCGTGAGAAACGGGCGTCGTCGGCCCAGCATCTCGTGCAGACGGTCATTGGCAATCCAGACGGCCGGGAGGACGCGCTTCGAAGTTCGGTTCTCCAGAGACAGACGCAAGGGGCCGGGACGCAGCGAGATCGGCTCGTGCCGCGCGTGACCGCCATTGTAGACGATGCTCAGGCTCTGCCGTTCGCGGGTAGGCTCGCCCTTCACCTCGATGAACTGCGCCTCATGAGTGATCGGCTCGAACACGATGACGAACTCGGCCGGGAGCTGGAGGGACAGGGACGCGCGCTCGCCCGGAGGAAGCTCCATGGAATCGAGAACGATTTCCTCGAGGATCTCCTGGAACCGTTCCGTGTCGGGCAGGTCGACTCCTGAGCTCCAGAAGAATTGCCGGTCGTAATCCCACATGGGCAGCTTATCCGGATCGTGCGCCCCGATCCGGCGCACGCGGGAATTCACCGTGAAGGTAACCTCCACCATTTCGTCGAGGGTGGGCTCGTAGCCTGCGCCGCAAAGGGCGCAGTTGTAGGATTCACGAGTGACGGTCTTCAGGCTGGTGCCCGCATCCAGCACGCCGCCGCAGCCGGGGCAAAGGACGTTCCAGGACAGCTCGAAAAGGCCGAGGCGGGCCGCATGCAGAAAGGCCGCGATGAGGCGCTCCTCGTCGACACCGTGCTTGGCCGCGAGAGCCGGGACGTTGATACGGTTCAGTTCATAGTCTTCGCCCTCGCGGACGAGGCGCTCGATAAGGTCGACGGCTTTCGCGTCCGCGGATTGGCGCAGGAGGGCGAAGAGTGTCTGGGTCTCGCTCATGGCAGCCTCCTTGGAGGAGCAGGCCGGTTTCCGGCCTGGGGGAGCGGTTCAGTCCAGATCGTTGGCGGCCAAGAGCGTGACGGCCACACCAAAAGTATTATAGCAGCTCTATGTTGCCCCTGCTGCCTCCGCGATCAATCCCCGGATGACATCCATGGCGGGTTTCTTTCAGGCGACGCCGAATTCCTCCGCATAGCGGTTGGCGACGCGGGTCTGCCAGAGGCACAGGGCGGGCGTCACGATGAGTTCGAGAAACAGCCCGCCGAGCATGAAAAGCGAGGGCAGTCCTGTGAGCATCAGGCCCACGAGCCGCCCGAGCCCGCCGATGACGATGAGAAGGGTAAGCAGCCGAAAGCGGCCGGTCTTCGCCTCAATGCCCGGAACCGTGCTCCAGAAGCAGACACCGATTCCGAATAGAAGAGCGGACAGGAAGCGGAAATGGCTCTCCGCCGAGACGCTGACGGAATCGCCCGTCAGAGCGTGGCCGAACAGGATGCCGTAGAGCCCAATGGCGACGGGAAGGATCGCGAGGATCGCCACCGTCTGCTGCAGAAGCCGCCGTTCCTTCTCCATGGTCCATCCCTTCAGCCTGACCCGGAATTGTGGGTCTTTCGTCCTGTGAATCAATCCGGGGCACGCCCTTGTCCACCGGACGGAGCCGCTATGCCTTCCACAACCCTCAAATTTTGGCGCCGCCCGGATGTCCTTCATGGAAAAAGGCTCTAGTGTCCGCGCCGGCGAAGCCACAACCCCTTTGACGCAGGTTTTCCATGTCCGCACGTTTCGAGCTTCACGGCATCTTCGTTTCCGGTCCGACCTACAAGGTCGGCCTCATGCTCTCCCTGGCCGGCGAGCCCTTCGACTATACGCACCTGAACCTCATGGAAGGCGAGCACAAGCAGCCTCCCTATCTGGCGAAGCAGCGCTACGGGCAGGTGCCGCTTCTCGTGGACCGTGCGAACGGCCGCCACCTGTGCCAGTCGGCCGCGATCCTGGAATATCTTGCCGACACCCTGGGCAAGTTCGGCGGCGCGAGCCTCGATGAGCGCCTTCAGGCCCGCGAATGGCTCTATTGGGATTTCGACCGCCTGGCCGCACCGCTTTACCGGGCCCGCGTCATCAAGATCGGCATCCGCCCCGCGCCGCCCGAGGTGCTGGAGGATTGTCAGAACGCTGCCAAGACTGCCCTGAAGGTGCTCGATTCCCATCTGGCCGGGCGTGACTGGCTGGTCGGGGAGGGGGCCACCATCGCGGATATCGACATCTACGGCGTCGTCGCATTCTCGAGCGCTGCCGGGATCGACCTGGCGGACTTTCCACAGATCGTCGCCTGGACGAAGCGCGTCGAGGCGCTGCCTGGCTTCCAGCCGGCGGAGGCCCTCCTGCCTAAGACCTCCCGCGAGGCGGCATGACGACCCTGACCATCCGCGAGGCCGAGGCCCGTGACCTCGAGGCGATCATCCGCCTGCACGAGGAGGACGAGCTCGGGAGCCACGGCGACGCCTGGACGCCGGAGAACCGCCCCGCCTACGAGGCGGCTTTCGCGGCGATCGCCCAAAGTCCCGAGAACAGCCTCTTCGTGGCTCTGGACGGGAAGGAAGTGGTCGGCACCTTCCAGCTCACTTTCATTCCCAACCTGACGGGCCGCGGAGCTCTTCGCGTGAAGGTGGAGAGCGTCAAGGTGAAGGGCGCACGTCGCTCTGGCGGCATCGGCGGACTCATGATGGCCTTCGTCGAGGAGGAGGCGCTCCGCCGGGGCGCACGGCTATTGGAGCTGTCCTCCAACAAGACGCGCACGAAAGCGCACCGCTTCTACGAGCGCCTTGGTTTCTCGCGCAGCCACGAGGGTTTCAAGAAGAAGCTCTGACGGAACGGGGCCGGTGTTTGCGCCGGCCCCTTGCGTCCGTTGGGCGTGGATCGAGCCCGTCTTACGAAGCCGATGAGCCGCCGGCTTTCTTCGGGCCGGCCTCGGCGCTGCGGACCAGTTGGATCACCGGCAGGAGGCCGACGAGCACGATCACCAGGGCCGCGAGGGACCCGTCCTCGAAGGCGCCTCGGGAGGCGTGGCCGTAGACGAGGGTCGCCAGGGTCTCGGTGTTGAGGGGGCGCAGGAGCAGGGTCGCGGACAATTCCTTGATGCAGTCCACGAAAACCAGGAGCGCGGCGCTTGCCAGGGCCGGGCGCAGGAGCGGGATCTGGATCCGCGTGACAAGCTCCCGCGGCCGTGCGCCCAGGATACGCCCAGCATCCTCCAGCCCCGGAGAGACGCGCTCAAGGCCGGCCGTGAGGGAGCCGGTGGCGATCGGCAGGAAGCGGATCAGGTAGGCGATCACGATGCCTGCGGCGGAACCCATGAGGATCAGGCCGACCCGCTCGCCCGTCAGGGCGCGCCACAGGGAGCCGATGCCCGTGTCGATGGCGACGAGGGGCGTAAGGAGGCCAAGCGCCAGGACCGTGCCCGGCACCGCATAGCCGATCCCCGCGACTGCGAGCGCCGTCTTGGTCAGGCGCAGGCGCGCGAGTCGCGAGGCGGTGACCAGGACGATGCCGAACGCGAGGGTCGCGACGGTCGCAGCGGCCGAAAGGCCGATCGTCGTCAGGAGATGGTTCAGGAAGGCATTGTCCACTTGAGCCGAGAGGCCACGCCGAAGGACCTCCCGGACGAGGAACGCGACCGGGAGGGCGAAGCCCATCAGCACCGGAACGGCGCAGAACAGGGTCGCCAGCCAGCGCTGGTGGCCAGTGAGGTTCACGGGCTGGGTGACGCGCGGGCGCCGCGTGGACAGGGAGTAGCGGCGGTCCCGCCGCCCACGGCGTTCGAGGGCGATCAGCACGATAACGAAGGCCAGCATCACGCAGGCGATCTGCGCCGCGCCCGCGAGGCTGCCGCGATTCAGCCAGGTGGTGAAGATCGACACGGTCAGGGTCCGTACGCCCAGATATTCGCTGGCCCCGATATCGTTGAGAGCTTCGAGGAGCGCCAGCGAGAGGCCGACCGCGAGCGCCGGGCGGGCAAGTGGAATCGCGATGGCGCGGAAAAGCTTGAAGCGGCTCGCGCCGAGGGTCCGCGCTACCTCGATCATGCTGGCGCTCTGGGTGAGGAACATCACCCGCGCGGCGAGATAGACGTAAGGATAGAGGACGGCTGACATCACGAAGATGCAGCCATAGACGGACCGGA contains:
- a CDS encoding heavy-metal-associated domain-containing protein, which produces MYSLHIPKMSCGGCLGTVTRAIAAVDPQARVEGDLERRIVRVETSASEATLLAALKECGYPAAPLHPAVN
- a CDS encoding adenylate/guanylate cyclase domain-containing protein, with the translated sequence MSETQTLFALLRQSADAKAVDLIERLVREGEDYELNRINVPALAAKHGVDEERLIAAFLHAARLGLFELSWNVLCPGCGGVLDAGTSLKTVTRESYNCALCGAGYEPTLDEMVEVTFTVNSRVRRIGAHDPDKLPMWDYDRQFFWSSGVDLPDTERFQEILEEIVLDSMELPPGERASLSLQLPAEFVIVFEPITHEAQFIEVKGEPTRERQSLSIVYNGGHARHEPISLRPGPLRLSLENRTSKRVLPAVWIANDRLHEMLGRRRPFLTAKRLLSNQTFRDLYRTDTLDIDQRLKITSLTFLFTDLKGSTQLYERVGDLAAYDLVREHFGVLNEIVAAEAGAVVKTIGDAVMATFPTPDHALSAALRMREAMRALNERRGREDLLLKIGIHEGPCLAVMLNDRQDYFGQTVNIASRVQNLAASRSIFATGAVVEDPQTSRIIEGRGLHPTLQRTALRGMSDEFSVYEIP
- a CDS encoding DUF4345 domain-containing protein, which translates into the protein MEKERRLLQQTVAILAILPVAIGLYGILFGHALTGDSVSVSAESHFRFLSALLFGIGVCFWSTVPGIEAKTGRFRLLTLLIVIGGLGRLVGLMLTGLPSLFMLGGLFLELIVTPALCLWQTRVANRYAEEFGVA
- a CDS encoding glutathione S-transferase family protein, translating into MSARFELHGIFVSGPTYKVGLMLSLAGEPFDYTHLNLMEGEHKQPPYLAKQRYGQVPLLVDRANGRHLCQSAAILEYLADTLGKFGGASLDERLQAREWLYWDFDRLAAPLYRARVIKIGIRPAPPEVLEDCQNAAKTALKVLDSHLAGRDWLVGEGATIADIDIYGVVAFSSAAGIDLADFPQIVAWTKRVEALPGFQPAEALLPKTSREAA
- a CDS encoding GNAT family N-acetyltransferase; the protein is MTTLTIREAEARDLEAIIRLHEEDELGSHGDAWTPENRPAYEAAFAAIAQSPENSLFVALDGKEVVGTFQLTFIPNLTGRGALRVKVESVKVKGARRSGGIGGLMMAFVEEEALRRGARLLELSSNKTRTKAHRFYERLGFSRSHEGFKKKL
- a CDS encoding iron ABC transporter permease; amino-acid sequence: MSTLALTHRLSTTSLRRALNGAPLWSVAVVVAVAALVLAPLVSLVRIAAQGEATLWAQVTVDVLPAALMDTGMLLAGVALLTGVVGIGAAWLVTAHRFPGRRALAALLPLPLAVPTYITAYIYVEIFDSAGPVQMGLRSLMGWTSRGDYWFPEIRSVYGCIFVMSAVLYPYVYLAARVMFLTQSASMIEVARTLGASRFKLFRAIAIPLARPALAVGLSLALLEALNDIGASEYLGVRTLTVSIFTTWLNRGSLAGAAQIACVMLAFVIVLIALERRGRRDRRYSLSTRRPRVTQPVNLTGHQRWLATLFCAVPVLMGFALPVAFLVREVLRRGLSAQVDNAFLNHLLTTIGLSAAATVATLAFGIVLVTASRLARLRLTKTALAVAGIGYAVPGTVLALGLLTPLVAIDTGIGSLWRALTGERVGLILMGSAAGIVIAYLIRFLPIATGSLTAGLERVSPGLEDAGRILGARPRELVTRIQIPLLRPALASAALLVFVDCIKELSATLLLRPLNTETLATLVYGHASRGAFEDGSLAALVIVLVGLLPVIQLVRSAEAGPKKAGGSSAS